One segment of Pseudodesulfovibrio sp. 5S69 DNA contains the following:
- a CDS encoding LysM peptidoglycan-binding domain-containing protein: MGLLIASLAAGCAPKTPQEAAPPVEEQVTENLVPDDAEALEPEIEAAPEVAPGEDLTQTEQAVLNQRFGLLFDLEQHESKEVELFFTYYNHKARKTMERWLERSQPYLPYVRRVFTKYGLPQDLVLLPFVESGYNVRAYSWAGAGGMWQFMRGTGRLYGLKSDWWIDERRDPYKATDAAARHLKDLYDKFGDWYLALAAYNAGEGKISRALKQANCDDFFELTEKNRKLSRRNRLKRETQHYVPKFIAISKIFQNLDTLGFEPVSWDMEYEITPVKVPGGTDLLALARAGGLSWKEFHDLNPAFRRQVSPPHMEATAYLPTDKADKMVAYLNEPGAQPYAGYIRYRVRSGDSWWRISRRYGVPINVLKSVNNTRSNTLRPGHYVMVPGHGSSKTVTASASPSSSSAAKTRAIAAQRGNYVVRSGDTLWSIAQSFNTTVSTLRKSNGLRSSRLKIGQKLYIPNSSSAATKQAVKEAEKVKAQLVQYKVRRGDNLYSISRKFGVKVSDLCHWNAISTKTTIYAGQKLKVYVQ; the protein is encoded by the coding sequence ATGGGTCTGCTCATCGCGAGCCTGGCCGCGGGATGCGCGCCCAAGACGCCCCAGGAGGCGGCCCCGCCCGTGGAGGAACAGGTCACCGAGAACCTGGTGCCGGATGACGCCGAGGCGCTCGAACCCGAGATCGAGGCCGCCCCGGAGGTGGCTCCCGGTGAGGACCTGACCCAGACCGAACAGGCCGTGCTCAATCAGCGCTTCGGCCTGCTCTTCGACCTGGAGCAGCACGAGAGCAAGGAAGTCGAGCTCTTCTTCACCTATTACAACCACAAGGCGCGCAAGACCATGGAGCGCTGGTTGGAACGGTCCCAGCCCTACCTGCCCTACGTGCGCCGCGTCTTCACCAAGTACGGCCTGCCCCAGGACCTGGTCCTGCTGCCCTTTGTCGAGTCCGGCTACAACGTCCGGGCCTACTCCTGGGCCGGAGCGGGCGGCATGTGGCAGTTCATGCGCGGCACGGGCCGGTTGTACGGCCTCAAGTCCGACTGGTGGATCGACGAACGCCGCGATCCCTACAAGGCCACGGACGCCGCGGCCCGCCATCTGAAGGACCTGTACGACAAGTTCGGCGACTGGTACCTGGCCCTGGCCGCGTACAACGCCGGTGAAGGCAAAATTTCCCGCGCCCTGAAACAGGCCAACTGCGACGACTTCTTCGAGTTGACCGAGAAGAACCGCAAGCTCTCCAGGCGCAACCGGTTGAAGCGGGAAACCCAGCACTACGTCCCCAAATTCATTGCCATTTCAAAGATCTTCCAGAACCTCGACACCCTCGGCTTCGAGCCCGTGTCCTGGGACATGGAATACGAGATCACCCCGGTCAAGGTGCCCGGCGGCACCGACCTGCTCGCCCTGGCCCGCGCCGGGGGCCTGTCCTGGAAGGAATTCCACGACCTGAACCCCGCCTTCCGCCGCCAGGTCAGCCCGCCGCACATGGAGGCCACCGCCTACCTGCCCACGGACAAGGCCGACAAGATGGTCGCCTACCTGAACGAACCCGGCGCACAACCCTATGCGGGCTACATCCGCTACCGCGTGCGCTCCGGCGATTCCTGGTGGCGCATCTCCCGGCGCTACGGCGTTCCCATCAACGTGCTCAAAAGCGTGAACAATACCCGCTCCAACACCCTGCGGCCCGGCCATTACGTCATGGTGCCCGGCCACGGATCGAGCAAGACCGTGACCGCGTCCGCCTCCCCGTCTTCGTCCTCCGCGGCCAAGACCCGGGCCATCGCCGCACAGCGCGGCAACTACGTGGTTCGCTCCGGCGACACCCTGTGGTCCATCGCCCAGTCCTTCAACACCACGGTGTCCACCCTGCGCAAATCCAACGGACTGCGCTCCAGCCGCCTCAAGATCGGCCAGAAGCTCTACATCCCCAACAGCTCCAGCGCGGCCACCAAACAGGCCGTCAAGGAAGCCGAAAAGGTCAAGGCTCAACTGGTCCAATACAAGGTCCGGCGCGGCGACAACCTCTACTCCATCTCCCGCAAGTTCGGCGTCAAGGTCTCCGACCTCTGCCACTGGAACGCCATCAGCACCAAGACCACCATCTACGCGGGCCAGAAACTCAAGGTCTACGTCCAGTAG
- a CDS encoding HD-GYP domain-containing protein, with protein sequence MGNFSVYLWQGGDFVLYTASGQKFTTRHRQTLHQNGVKEVYVQGSERAEYEKYIERNLGKILLDETLPIEARSRIFFEATTVVLQDVFDRKLPSALRARHLDRITEIVRNSIKFLAKDNSLSAVAPFISHDYKTYTHCMHVFVYSVALFQTFEMTESETFEYGLGALLHDVGKAKIPKRILNKRGPLTTAEREIIKEHPVHGVSMCAHLPMTQNTINCILFHHETLDGSGYPAGIKGDNVPMPVRIISLSDIYDALTTDRPYAEAMEPYEALSLIRNEMRENVDMNVFKRFVAVLSGAEII encoded by the coding sequence TTGGGGAACTTCTCCGTCTACCTCTGGCAGGGTGGGGACTTCGTCCTGTACACCGCTTCCGGCCAGAAATTCACCACCCGCCACCGCCAGACCCTGCACCAAAACGGGGTCAAGGAAGTCTATGTCCAGGGCTCGGAGCGGGCGGAGTACGAGAAGTACATCGAACGCAACCTGGGCAAGATCCTGCTGGACGAGACCCTGCCCATCGAGGCCCGCTCAAGGATATTCTTCGAGGCCACCACGGTGGTCCTGCAGGACGTGTTCGACCGCAAGCTGCCGAGCGCGCTGCGGGCCCGGCACCTGGACCGCATCACCGAGATCGTGCGCAACTCCATCAAATTTCTGGCCAAGGACAACTCCCTGTCCGCCGTGGCTCCGTTCATCTCGCACGACTACAAGACGTACACCCATTGCATGCACGTGTTCGTCTATTCCGTGGCCCTGTTCCAGACTTTCGAGATGACCGAGAGCGAGACCTTCGAGTACGGCCTGGGCGCCCTGCTGCACGACGTGGGCAAGGCCAAGATTCCCAAGCGCATCCTGAACAAGCGCGGGCCGCTGACCACGGCGGAGCGCGAGATCATCAAGGAGCACCCGGTGCACGGGGTGTCCATGTGCGCGCACCTGCCCATGACCCAGAACACGATCAACTGCATCCTGTTCCACCACGAGACCCTGGACGGCTCGGGTTACCCCGCGGGCATCAAGGGAGACAACGTGCCCATGCCGGTCCGCATCATCTCCCTGTCCGACATCTACGACGCCCTGACCACGGACCGCCCCTACGCCGAAGCCATGGAGCCCTACGAAGCCCTCTCCCTCATACGCAACGAGATGCGGGAGAATGTGGATATGAATGTCTTCAAGCGTTTTGTTGCGGTACTGAGCGGCGCTGAGATTATTTAA
- a CDS encoding substrate-binding periplasmic protein, translating to MKKCLIACLLVLFAATARAEDPLHFVADGDFAPYSMVIDGVPTGIDVDVFTEAARRAGLEMDIRTHPLETVLAMVRDGRCDGALALFRSPDRERYALFMEATPVHYSDYVLFTKVGTRFPFNSYQDLAGKVIGLVAGLDLGPDFAAARAKGDMLVKEYPDQRAIIAGLLGGEIDAFAGNIDVTYYRLKDMGLTSSIVYLNHKLLTGKPSYAVISRAAPRKDKEEIIQALEKALDQMAKDGTYNAIARRYLLRF from the coding sequence ATGAAAAAATGCCTGATCGCCTGTCTGCTCGTCCTTTTCGCCGCCACCGCCAGGGCCGAAGACCCGCTCCACTTCGTCGCGGATGGGGATTTCGCGCCCTACTCCATGGTCATCGACGGGGTGCCCACGGGCATCGACGTGGACGTTTTCACCGAGGCCGCCCGCCGGGCCGGGCTCGAAATGGATATCCGGACCCACCCGCTGGAGACCGTCCTCGCCATGGTCCGTGACGGCCGCTGCGACGGGGCGCTGGCCCTGTTCCGCAGCCCGGACCGCGAACGCTACGCGCTGTTCATGGAAGCCACCCCGGTCCACTACAGCGACTACGTGCTCTTCACCAAGGTCGGCACCCGGTTCCCCTTCAACTCCTACCAGGATCTGGCGGGCAAGGTCATCGGTCTGGTCGCCGGCCTGGACCTCGGCCCGGACTTCGCCGCCGCCCGCGCCAAGGGCGACATGCTCGTCAAGGAATATCCCGACCAGCGGGCCATCATCGCCGGACTGCTCGGCGGCGAGATCGACGCCTTTGCCGGGAACATCGACGTCACCTACTACCGCCTCAAGGACATGGGCCTGACCAGCTCCATCGTCTATCTCAACCATAAGCTCCTGACCGGTAAACCCTCCTACGCGGTGATCTCTCGGGCCGCCCCGCGGAAGGACAAGGAAGAGATCATCCAGGCCCTGGAAAAAGCCCTCGACCAAATGGCCAAGGACGGCACCTACAACGCTATCGCCCGCCGCTACCTGTTGCGTTTCTAG
- a CDS encoding c-type cytochrome, with the protein MAPWKDLFLALPLPEIWLRILLFVTFGLHLLFVLLMLGTAMLGFTYFLKDCCSGNRVEMGWSQRMVKSHLGLKSLAVVLGVGPLLIIQVIYSLGFFTATGLQAFTWLSVIPLLILAFLAIELFEHKMLSRPWLPFISGVIGLGALLTVPAIFTGALSLMERPGEWPGFAAKAMAPGSIYLPHWLFRYLHVLGAAIVFGAAFHLFFTAGQDTEKRARLRAWLFGGVLFQVAVGVPLLFTVANVFNWTVLAAVTLGSAAAMAMAWALRPAPVMTLTDGSIRGGRALLLLLPVVFVSMLAARQSLQDATLMTLHKQARTALAQESADLGRFQKPALDAFRLKLATVYDNGATIYAKSCQPCHGVGGLGDGPAATRLLVRAEDIAAVRADRDYVRQIVLAGWPGSGMPYFTVFDKDKIDSLLDQLNTTFTMFGPTTVPKRAVGQQARDLWKNTCATCHGATGQPSAFGLTLRPAPPDLSRFSLEPERSLQIITEGYPGTVMQPYRALPEATRRDLVAIAANLRR; encoded by the coding sequence ATGGCACCCTGGAAAGATCTCTTCCTCGCACTGCCGCTGCCCGAGATATGGCTGCGCATCCTGCTCTTCGTGACCTTCGGCCTGCACCTGCTCTTCGTCCTGCTCATGCTCGGCACCGCCATGCTCGGCTTCACCTACTTCCTCAAGGACTGCTGCTCCGGCAACCGGGTGGAGATGGGCTGGAGCCAGCGCATGGTTAAATCCCACCTGGGCCTCAAGAGCCTGGCCGTGGTCCTGGGCGTGGGCCCGCTGCTGATCATCCAGGTCATCTACTCCCTGGGCTTTTTCACGGCCACGGGGTTGCAGGCCTTCACCTGGCTGTCGGTCATCCCGCTGCTCATCCTCGCCTTCCTGGCCATCGAACTGTTCGAACACAAGATGCTCTCCCGTCCGTGGCTGCCGTTTATCAGCGGCGTCATCGGCCTGGGCGCGCTGCTCACGGTCCCGGCCATCTTCACCGGGGCCCTGTCGCTCATGGAGCGGCCCGGCGAATGGCCCGGCTTCGCGGCCAAGGCCATGGCGCCCGGCTCCATCTACCTGCCGCACTGGCTCTTCCGCTACCTGCACGTGCTCGGCGCGGCCATCGTCTTCGGCGCGGCCTTCCACCTGTTCTTCACCGCCGGGCAGGACACCGAGAAACGCGCCCGGCTGCGCGCCTGGCTGTTCGGCGGCGTCCTCTTCCAGGTGGCCGTGGGCGTACCGCTGCTGTTCACCGTGGCCAACGTGTTCAACTGGACCGTGCTGGCCGCCGTGACCCTCGGGTCCGCAGCGGCCATGGCCATGGCCTGGGCCCTGCGTCCGGCACCGGTCATGACCCTGACCGACGGCTCCATCCGGGGCGGCCGCGCCCTGCTCCTGCTGCTGCCGGTCGTTTTCGTGTCTATGCTCGCCGCCCGCCAGTCCCTGCAGGACGCCACCCTCATGACCCTGCACAAACAGGCCCGCACCGCATTGGCCCAGGAGTCCGCCGATCTCGGCCGATTCCAGAAACCGGCCCTGGACGCCTTCCGCCTCAAGCTGGCCACGGTCTACGACAACGGGGCGACCATCTACGCGAAGAGCTGCCAGCCGTGCCACGGCGTGGGCGGCCTGGGCGACGGCCCGGCGGCCACGCGGCTGCTCGTGCGCGCCGAAGACATCGCCGCCGTGCGCGCGGACCGCGACTACGTGCGCCAGATCGTCCTGGCCGGATGGCCCGGCTCGGGCATGCCTTACTTCACCGTGTTCGACAAAGACAAGATCGACTCCCTGCTCGACCAGTTGAACACCACCTTCACCATGTTCGGCCCGACCACCGTGCCCAAGCGCGCGGTCGGCCAACAGGCCCGCGATCTCTGGAAAAACACCTGCGCCACCTGCCACGGCGCGACCGGGCAACCCTCCGCGTTCGGCCTGACCCTGCGGCCCGCGCCCCCGGACCTCAGCCGGTTCTCGCTTGAACCCGAGCGGTCCCTCCAGATCATCACCGAGGGCTACCCCGGCACGGTCATGCAGCCCTATCGCGCCCTGCCCGAGGCTACCCGCCGCGATCTGGTCGCCATCGCCGCCAACCTGCGCCGTTGA
- a CDS encoding cytochrome ubiquinol oxidase subunit I codes for MTFPLIHVPVLGDGMTIALNAVLHVLISHGVAIGMTILIVIFQNLGATGRGSFWEETARTLLKPVVIVTTSVGAVTGVGIWFITGILAPEGIGSLIHLFFWPWFIEWWAFTTEVVLLLIYYFLWDRLAQRRPRLLMALGWGYVAVALSSAVLISGILGFMLTPDGWPSGGTFTQAYFNPTFVPQFMLRISAGIALGALLILGWTGWRFKGTANERGRVLRLTGLVMLAAMASTAVFAWIYFSRIPETYLTHWKFAVATSVWSQVPNLLPVLNGVAVACLALAALAGLLRQRRTAMLLFVPALILAVGMVAEFERVREFVRGPYLLPGYMYANQTRMVRQEAALQQVRPLLATLDWVNTTTDKAPAAQAGRALFDANCGVCHSIGGINDITVRLQGRTLESVNALTSITESMVPFMPPFNGTEEERLTMSTYLYSMANKNTLPRPQLQGEVK; via the coding sequence ATGACCTTCCCCCTGATCCACGTTCCGGTTCTCGGCGACGGCATGACCATCGCCCTGAACGCCGTCCTCCACGTGCTCATCAGCCACGGCGTGGCCATCGGCATGACCATCCTCATCGTCATCTTCCAGAACCTCGGGGCCACGGGCCGCGGCAGCTTCTGGGAGGAGACCGCGCGCACCCTGCTCAAGCCGGTGGTCATCGTGACCACCTCGGTGGGTGCGGTGACCGGCGTGGGCATCTGGTTCATCACCGGCATCCTCGCGCCCGAGGGCATCGGCTCGCTCATCCACCTCTTCTTCTGGCCGTGGTTCATCGAGTGGTGGGCCTTCACCACCGAGGTCGTCCTCCTGCTCATCTACTACTTCCTGTGGGACCGCTTGGCCCAACGCAGGCCGCGCCTGCTCATGGCGCTCGGCTGGGGCTACGTGGCCGTGGCCCTGAGCTCCGCCGTGCTCATCTCCGGCATCCTCGGGTTCATGCTCACCCCGGACGGCTGGCCCAGTGGCGGGACCTTCACCCAGGCCTACTTCAACCCGACCTTCGTGCCCCAGTTCATGCTGCGCATCTCGGCGGGCATCGCCCTGGGCGCGCTGCTCATTCTCGGCTGGACCGGGTGGCGGTTCAAGGGCACGGCCAATGAGCGCGGCCGGGTGCTGCGCCTGACCGGCCTGGTCATGCTCGCGGCCATGGCCTCCACGGCCGTGTTCGCCTGGATCTACTTCTCGCGCATCCCCGAGACCTACCTGACCCACTGGAAGTTCGCGGTGGCCACCTCGGTCTGGTCCCAGGTGCCGAACCTGCTGCCCGTGCTCAACGGCGTGGCCGTGGCCTGTCTGGCCCTGGCCGCCTTGGCCGGACTGCTCCGGCAACGCCGGACCGCCATGCTCCTGTTCGTGCCCGCCCTGATCCTGGCCGTGGGCATGGTCGCCGAGTTCGAGCGGGTCCGCGAGTTCGTGCGCGGCCCCTACCTCCTGCCCGGCTACATGTACGCCAACCAGACGCGCATGGTCCGCCAGGAGGCCGCTTTGCAGCAGGTCCGCCCGCTGCTGGCCACCCTGGACTGGGTCAACACCACCACGGACAAGGCCCCGGCCGCCCAGGCGGGCCGCGCCCTGTTCGACGCCAACTGCGGGGTCTGCCACAGCATCGGCGGGATCAACGACATCACCGTACGGCTGCAGGGCCGGACCCTCGAAAGCGTCAATGCCCTGACCTCCATCACCGAGAGCATGGTCCCGTTCATGCCCCCGTTCAACGGCACCGAGGAGGAACGCCTGACCATGTCCACCTACCTCTATTCCATGGCCAACAAGAACACCCTGCCCCGGCCGCAACTCCAAGGGGAGGTCAAGTGA
- a CDS encoding c-type cytochrome, whose protein sequence is MNQAKLFFSLTLLVLLLIFGAWLVFFFQWSAPMPRVAAPAAAGAGTGTAAAPAPAPLEPVFNPPALEDAPEKIRPMVLLGYKIMTETKKYAPGYVGNDMACTNCHFDGGRSKDTISLVGVAAKYPLYRARREYTADLALRTQGCFERSMNGKAPAPDSQIMQSLLVYYQWISKGIPIYSTPPWAILAHHLENAHKPDAAAGKKVFADVCSRCHGEDGLGTPIAPPLWGDGAYNDGAGMNRIRTFAVFAWRFMPKTDPTLTQEQALDVAAYAHEQPRPKFVATHPNKIERVIPLPGEAQQ, encoded by the coding sequence ATGAATCAAGCAAAACTCTTTTTCTCATTGACCCTGTTGGTATTGTTGCTGATTTTCGGCGCGTGGCTGGTGTTCTTCTTCCAGTGGTCCGCGCCCATGCCCAGGGTGGCCGCCCCGGCCGCGGCCGGGGCGGGGACGGGCACTGCCGCCGCGCCGGCCCCCGCGCCGCTCGAACCGGTCTTCAACCCCCCGGCGCTCGAGGACGCTCCCGAAAAGATCCGGCCCATGGTCCTGCTCGGCTACAAGATCATGACCGAGACCAAGAAATACGCGCCCGGATACGTGGGCAACGACATGGCCTGCACCAACTGCCACTTCGACGGCGGGCGGAGCAAGGACACCATCTCCCTGGTGGGCGTGGCCGCCAAGTATCCGCTCTACCGGGCCCGCCGCGAGTACACCGCCGACCTGGCCCTGCGCACCCAGGGGTGTTTCGAGCGCAGCATGAACGGCAAGGCCCCGGCCCCGGACAGCCAGATCATGCAGTCCCTGCTGGTCTATTACCAATGGATATCCAAGGGCATCCCCATCTACTCGACCCCGCCGTGGGCGATCCTGGCCCACCACCTGGAGAACGCGCACAAGCCGGACGCCGCCGCAGGCAAGAAGGTCTTCGCGGACGTCTGCTCGCGCTGCCACGGCGAGGACGGACTCGGTACGCCCATCGCTCCGCCCCTATGGGGCGACGGAGCTTACAACGACGGGGCCGGAATGAACCGCATCCGGACCTTTGCGGTCTTTGCCTGGCGGTTCATGCCCAAGACCGACCCGACCCTGACCCAGGAACAGGCCCTGGACGTGGCCGCCTACGCCCATGAACAGCCCCGGCCCAAGTTCGTGGCCACCCACCCGAACAAGATCGAGCGCGTCATCCCGCTCCCCGGGGAGGCGCAGCAATGA
- a CDS encoding DNA integrity scanning protein DisA nucleotide-binding domain protein gives MSQASFENICIFHILDGLREGLSHFSPPSRVAVVYAVGRGEPPRICDPQGLLEGHEPKLQDYFLYSSRWRSKDREIEGLHILSQEEAGLDLAGLITLGARSNSVSYQMWFTEEHPDMCSLGPTRSWLEYAAELLSQHFAIGNVMGLDTAGFMLQHCAVHAIRDFIVDERSRLGWLDTHIRVYPFLDAILGVSATKEEGASPRGRIVVVEPNQLDQVRFICRFPENEQPQTANFKHVRKLLQAVEDSGRVLVSNGTSVLGIAIGPMPGAYLAAQFSGSYGFLWIRDQLVCSFSDGRFHSSNLRANLVQLEEQMLESDMSMEKQNALFKIASTLVNRVRDRKHGCTLVVDMAREPMTMSGQHLVEPLDLTRSSQLKLACSLAKLDGAVHIGRDLKLHGFACLMDGRSVPGENRARGARFNSALRFTAEHGDLVVVVVSADRPVSIIKDGVELTARCHFQHICGLRRPPLLAEWVMS, from the coding sequence ATGTCGCAAGCATCATTCGAGAACATCTGCATATTCCATATACTGGACGGCCTCCGGGAAGGGTTGTCGCACTTTTCGCCGCCGAGCCGGGTGGCCGTGGTCTACGCCGTGGGCCGGGGCGAGCCGCCGCGCATCTGCGACCCGCAGGGATTGCTCGAAGGGCACGAGCCCAAGCTCCAGGACTATTTTCTCTATTCGAGCCGCTGGCGGAGCAAGGACAGGGAGATCGAGGGGCTGCACATCCTCAGCCAGGAGGAAGCCGGCCTGGACCTGGCCGGGCTGATCACTCTGGGGGCGCGGTCCAATTCCGTGAGCTACCAGATGTGGTTCACCGAGGAACACCCGGACATGTGCTCGCTGGGCCCCACCCGGAGCTGGTTGGAATACGCGGCCGAGCTGCTGTCCCAGCACTTCGCCATCGGCAACGTCATGGGTCTGGACACCGCCGGGTTCATGCTCCAGCACTGCGCGGTCCACGCCATCCGCGACTTCATCGTGGACGAGCGCTCGCGCCTGGGCTGGCTGGACACCCACATCCGAGTCTACCCGTTCCTGGACGCCATCCTGGGCGTGTCGGCCACCAAGGAGGAGGGCGCGTCGCCCAGGGGCCGCATCGTGGTGGTGGAGCCCAACCAGTTGGACCAGGTGCGCTTCATCTGCCGCTTCCCGGAGAACGAGCAGCCCCAGACCGCAAATTTCAAGCACGTGCGCAAGCTGTTGCAGGCCGTGGAGGACTCGGGCCGTGTCCTGGTCTCCAACGGCACCTCGGTGCTCGGCATCGCCATCGGCCCCATGCCCGGCGCGTACCTGGCGGCCCAGTTCTCGGGCTCCTACGGGTTCTTGTGGATCCGCGACCAACTGGTCTGCAGCTTCTCCGACGGACGCTTCCACTCCTCCAACCTGCGGGCCAACCTGGTCCAATTGGAGGAGCAGATGCTGGAGTCGGACATGAGCATGGAGAAGCAGAACGCCCTGTTCAAGATCGCCTCGACCCTGGTCAACCGGGTCCGCGACCGCAAGCACGGCTGCACCCTGGTGGTGGACATGGCCCGCGAACCCATGACCATGTCCGGTCAGCACCTGGTGGAGCCCCTGGACCTGACCCGGTCCAGCCAGCTCAAGCTGGCCTGCTCCCTGGCCAAGCTGGACGGGGCCGTGCACATCGGCCGGGACCTCAAGCTGCACGGGTTTGCCTGCCTCATGGACGGCCGCAGCGTGCCCGGCGAGAACCGGGCGCGGGGGGCGCGCTTCAACTCCGCCCTGCGCTTCACGGCCGAGCACGGGGACCTGGTGGTCGTGGTCGTGTCCGCCGACCGGCCCGTGTCGATCATCAAGGACGGGGTGGAACTGACCGCGCGCTGCCATTTCCAGCACATCTGCGGGCTACGGCGGCCGCCGCTTTTGGCCGAATGGGTCATGAGCTAG
- a CDS encoding competence protein ComEC: MRADWLSDPLFWVLALPALAVSGLLFQMILSLFNCCAAFKFRGRAVQLKWWMIPAASAVSGLLWLLAALYAAFLA; the protein is encoded by the coding sequence ATGCGCGCCGACTGGCTGTCCGATCCCCTGTTCTGGGTCCTGGCCCTGCCCGCCCTGGCCGTGTCCGGGCTGCTCTTCCAGATGATCCTCTCCCTGTTCAACTGCTGCGCGGCCTTCAAATTCCGAGGCCGGGCCGTGCAGCTCAAATGGTGGATGATCCCGGCCGCTTCGGCCGTGAGCGGACTGTTGTGGCTGCTGGCCGCGCTGTATGCCGCGTTCCTCGCCTGA